One window of Corvus moneduloides isolate bCorMon1 chromosome 13, bCorMon1.pri, whole genome shotgun sequence genomic DNA carries:
- the FAH gene encoding fumarylacetoacetase: MPRGEDLLPQRHLAPGRRELCVSTDCLGFSMSFIQVDKDSDFSLQNLPYGVFSTKEEPRHRLGVAIGDQILDLSVIKHLFNGPALAKHQHVFDQPTLNAFMGLGRPAWSEARAFLQRLLSAGEPTLRDNVELRRRAFVPQASATMHLPAHIGDYTDFYSSRQHATNVGIMFRGKENALMPNWLHLPVGYHGRASSVVVSGTPIRRPVGQTKPDNDKPPVFGACKRLDIELEMAFFVGPGNKYGEPIPISRAQEHIFGMVLMNDWSARDIQKWEYVPLGPFLSKSLGTTISPWVVTMEALMPFVLPNPVQDPKPLPYLQDKEPYTFDIKLFVAIKGEGMSTPTTVCRSNFKHMYWTMKQQLAHHSINGCNLRPGDLLASGTISGPEPESFGSMLELSWNGTKEIPLGSGQSRKFLQDGDEVILTGYCQGNGFRVGFGQCSGKILPALSNP, from the exons ATGCCACGTGGAGAGGATCTTCTTCCTCAGAGGCACTTAGCacctgggaggagggagctgtgtGTAAGCACGGACTGCTTGGGGTTCAGCATGTCTTTCATCCAGGTAGACAAGGACtcagatttttctctccaaaatcTCCCCTATGGGGTTTTCTCCACGAAGGAGGAG CCTCGGCACAGGCTTGGGGTAGCAATTGGAGACCAGATTTTGGATCTCAGCGTCATTAAACACCTTTTCAATGGACCAGCTCTTGCCAAACACCAGCACGTCTTTGACCAG CCCACCCTGAACGCCTTCATGGGGCTGGGCCGGCCGGCGTGGAGTGAAGCCAGGGCTTtcctgcagaggctgctgtCAGCTGGAGAGCCCACCCTGAGGGACAACGTGGAGCTGAGGAGAAG AGCATTTGTACCTCAAGCTTCTGCGACGATGCACCTGCCCGCCCACATCG gagATTACACTGACTTCTATTCTTCACGCCAGCATGCCACAAACGTTGGGATCATGTTCAGGGGGAAGGAGAACGCTCTGATGCCAAACTG GCTGCACCTACCTGTGGGTTATCACGGCCGGGCATCGTCTGTTGTGGTGTCTGGGACGCCCATCCGGAGACCTGTGGGGCAAACGAAACCTGACAATG ATAAACCTCCAGTGTTTGGTGCTTGTAAACGTCTGGATATCGAGTTAGAAATG GCATTCTTTGTAGGTCCTGGAAACAAGTATGGGGAGCCCATTCCCAtcagcagagcccaggagcACATCTTTGGGATGGTCCTGATGAACGACTGGAGCG CCCGTGACATCCAGAAGTGGGAATATGTTCCTCTGGGTCCTTTCCTGAGCAAGAGCCTTGGCACAACCATCTCTCCGTGGGTTGTCACCATGGAAGCTCTCATGCCATTTGTGTTGCCAAACCCTGTCCAG GATCCTAAGCCTCTGCCCTACCTTCAGGATAAAGAGCCCTACACTTTCGACATCAAGCTCTTTGTTGCTATTAAAG gagaaggaatGAGCACACCAACTACTGTATGCAGATCCAATTTCAAG cacaTGTACTGGACCATGAAACAGCAGCTGGCTCATCATTCCATCAATGGCTGCAACCTCAGACCTGGAGACCTCCTGGCCTCTGGCACCATCAGTGGACCT GAGCCAGAGAGCTTTGGCTCCATGCTGGAGCTGTCCTGGAATGGAACAAAAGAAATCCCCCTTGGCAGTGGACAGTCTCGTAAATTCCTGCAGGATGGAGACGAAGTAATTCTGACAG GTTACTGCCAGGGCAACGGCTTCCGCGTGGGATTTGGCCAGTGCTCGGGAAAAATCCTTCCAGCCCTGTCGAATCCATGA